From the genome of Pseudomonas sp. AB6, one region includes:
- a CDS encoding site-specific integrase has product MTASHHDENLPARWLDTPAVPPRTPGTLATPAQLAEQHQRFLAAATADNTRRTYRSAIRHFLAWGGVLPCDEAALIRYLLAFAEVLNPRTLALRLTALSQWHRYQGFPDPGASATVRKTLRGIERVHGRPRQKAKALLLEDLERIVAHLDTLEGLTALRDSALLQVGYFGAFRRSELVMLEVQYLQWEREGLRITLPRSKTDQEGEGLDKAIPFGDSICCPAKALRGWLDTAQIEQGPLFRRISRWGVLGEVGLHEGSVNAILSARAEAAGLSYVPEMSSHSLRRGLATSAHRAGAGFLEIKRQGGWRHDGTVHGYIEEARAFEENAAGSLLRRKP; this is encoded by the coding sequence ATGACAGCCAGCCATCACGACGAAAATCTCCCCGCCAGGTGGCTCGACACACCCGCGGTGCCCCCGCGTACCCCCGGTACGCTGGCCACGCCCGCGCAGTTGGCCGAGCAACACCAACGTTTTCTGGCGGCGGCCACCGCCGACAACACCCGGCGCACCTACCGCTCGGCCATTCGCCACTTTCTCGCCTGGGGCGGCGTGCTGCCGTGCGATGAAGCCGCGCTGATTCGCTACCTGCTGGCCTTCGCGGAAGTGCTGAACCCACGCACTTTGGCCCTGCGCCTGACCGCGCTGTCGCAATGGCATCGCTATCAGGGCTTTCCCGACCCAGGCGCCAGCGCCACCGTACGCAAAACCTTGCGTGGGATTGAGCGAGTGCACGGACGCCCTCGACAAAAAGCCAAGGCCCTGCTGCTGGAGGATCTAGAACGCATCGTGGCGCACCTGGACACGCTTGAAGGGCTCACCGCGCTTCGTGACAGCGCATTGTTACAAGTGGGGTACTTCGGGGCGTTCCGACGCAGCGAGCTAGTCATGTTGGAAGTGCAATATTTACAGTGGGAGCGGGAAGGACTGCGGATCACACTGCCTCGCTCCAAGACCGATCAGGAGGGCGAGGGACTGGACAAAGCGATCCCGTTCGGCGACAGCATATGCTGCCCAGCGAAGGCACTACGGGGCTGGTTGGATACGGCGCAGATCGAGCAAGGTCCACTGTTCCGGCGCATCAGTCGCTGGGGAGTACTCGGCGAGGTTGGACTGCACGAAGGTAGCGTTAATGCCATCCTGTCGGCACGTGCCGAAGCAGCAGGGCTGTCGTATGTGCCCGAGATGAGCAGCCATAGTCTACGCCGTGGACTGGCCACAAGCGCCCATCGGGCTGGGGCGGGCTTTCTCGAGATCAAACGTCAGGGTGGCTGGCGGCATGACGGCACCGTACACGGTTATATCGAAGAGGCTAGAGCCTTCGAGGAGAACGCTGCGGGCTCTTTACTGCGGCGCAAGCCATAG
- a CDS encoding DNA-binding protein, whose amino-acid sequence MARSGVLYVHVAHAAAQLVADGRNPTIDSIRAALGETGSKSTIAPLLKRWKAAHPGTLAQAELGLPAELVLALKGLYEKVQAEAAIQLQQAVEAHQSETAALQEQLQQAFVERDASLNVQKQQTHALAAATTRSQELADTVQRQEIVLAGLGSEKLGLEQRLADRAAEVASLTQQLQHSRVQFEHYQASVAQQRADERQSAEQRHHRLEQELTELRQLRLAQQTRLGELQAQEQRRAQDNDLLKDALLTAEEALTQSRSAQEHLTYQLTELKQGHMTLQQHHAQGEQCLVETLTRLAVIERERSFVAERLTQAETQLTELATEKQLLLQEKAVLSSQLAEFRRMEPTPSS is encoded by the coding sequence ATGGCCCGTTCCGGCGTCCTTTATGTGCATGTCGCCCATGCGGCGGCCCAGCTCGTCGCAGACGGCCGCAATCCGACGATTGACAGCATCCGCGCCGCCCTAGGCGAGACGGGCAGCAAAAGCACGATTGCCCCGTTGTTAAAACGTTGGAAAGCCGCGCATCCCGGCACGCTGGCGCAGGCCGAACTGGGGTTGCCCGCGGAGCTCGTCCTGGCGCTGAAGGGACTGTACGAAAAAGTTCAGGCGGAGGCGGCCATTCAACTCCAGCAGGCCGTAGAGGCTCACCAGTCAGAGACCGCCGCGTTGCAGGAGCAGTTGCAGCAAGCGTTTGTCGAGCGCGACGCGTCACTCAACGTTCAGAAGCAGCAGACCCATGCACTGGCCGCAGCCACTACCCGCAGCCAAGAGCTGGCTGACACCGTGCAGCGTCAGGAGATCGTCTTGGCCGGTCTAGGCAGTGAAAAGCTCGGGCTCGAACAGCGCCTGGCTGACCGCGCCGCCGAAGTCGCCTCGCTGACCCAGCAATTGCAACACTCGCGGGTGCAGTTCGAGCACTACCAGGCATCGGTCGCGCAACAACGCGCCGACGAGCGCCAGAGCGCTGAACAACGCCACCATCGCCTGGAACAGGAGCTGACAGAACTCCGCCAGCTCCGGCTCGCGCAGCAAACCCGCCTGGGTGAGCTGCAGGCACAGGAACAACGCCGGGCGCAGGACAATGATCTGCTCAAGGACGCCCTGCTCACGGCCGAGGAGGCGCTCACTCAGAGCCGCAGTGCGCAGGAGCACCTGACATATCAACTCACCGAACTGAAACAGGGCCATATGACTCTGCAACAGCACCATGCCCAGGGCGAGCAGTGTTTGGTCGAGACACTGACGCGCCTGGCCGTGATCGAGAGAGAACGGAGCTTTGTGGCGGAACGTTTAACTCAGGCCGAAACGCAATTGACTGAGCTGGCCACAGAAAAGCAGCTACTCCTGCAAGAAAAAGCAGTGCTATCCAGTCAGCTCGCGGAGTTCAGGAGGATGGAACCGACCCCGTCATCCTAA
- a CDS encoding Nramp family divalent metal transporter — protein MSNLKIEIAVLDSAHVGDIRGAFGTIRHDDIAPRNSWWQRFKTLMAILGPGLIVMVGDNDAGAFSTYGQAGQNYGTMLLWTMALLIPVLYVNQEMVLRLGAVTGVGHARLIIERFGKFWGAFSAIDLFILNALTIVTEFIGISLGMEFLGVPKVAGVCVAAVFIMLAACTGDFRRFERFALILVIGSLLLVPIFVMIHPPMAQVAHDFFIPQLPTDGKLSEVLLLIIGIVGTTVAPWQLFFQQSYVIDKRITPRFIKYERADLWLGIAMVVIGAVAMIAFTAQVFVGHPEFGQFTDAGAIATGIAKYHGRLPGVLFAIALIDASIIGAMAVSLSTAYALGDVLNLKHSLHRKPSDAKGFYLMYCGLIALAAALVLIPGVPLGLLTNAVQTLAGVLLPSATVFLLLLCNDKEVLGPWTNKRFTNLITAVIVAVLVLLSIVLTAAVAFPDMSGETITNILIGGGLVGLVIAIAVNVLHARKEVDNGALPENTVTFTQQMMHAWRMPPLAQLKPMVLSQRNRIWMGVLRGYLVVAMVMVIYKVIQLALA, from the coding sequence ATGTCCAACTTGAAGATTGAAATTGCTGTTCTTGACAGTGCCCACGTCGGAGACATCCGAGGAGCATTCGGCACCATCCGTCATGACGACATCGCCCCGCGCAATAGTTGGTGGCAACGCTTCAAAACACTGATGGCCATCCTCGGCCCCGGGTTGATCGTGATGGTCGGCGATAATGACGCCGGCGCATTCAGCACCTACGGCCAGGCCGGCCAGAACTACGGAACCATGCTGCTGTGGACCATGGCACTGTTGATCCCGGTGCTGTATGTCAACCAGGAAATGGTGCTGCGTCTGGGTGCTGTGACGGGTGTCGGCCACGCCCGGCTGATCATCGAACGCTTCGGCAAGTTCTGGGGTGCGTTTAGTGCGATCGACCTGTTCATCCTCAACGCGCTGACCATCGTCACCGAGTTCATCGGCATCAGCCTCGGGATGGAGTTTCTCGGTGTGCCCAAGGTGGCCGGTGTGTGCGTGGCAGCGGTGTTCATCATGCTCGCAGCCTGTACCGGCGACTTCCGGCGCTTCGAACGCTTCGCATTGATCCTGGTGATTGGCAGCCTGCTCTTGGTACCCATTTTCGTGATGATCCATCCACCGATGGCACAAGTCGCTCACGATTTTTTCATCCCGCAACTGCCGACTGATGGCAAATTGTCGGAGGTGTTGCTGCTGATCATCGGCATCGTGGGTACCACCGTCGCACCATGGCAGCTGTTCTTCCAGCAAAGCTACGTGATCGACAAACGTATCACCCCGCGCTTCATCAAGTACGAACGCGCCGATCTATGGCTGGGCATTGCGATGGTGGTGATTGGTGCAGTGGCCATGATCGCCTTCACCGCGCAAGTGTTTGTCGGTCACCCTGAGTTCGGCCAGTTCACCGATGCCGGCGCCATCGCCACAGGTATCGCCAAATATCACGGGCGCCTGCCGGGCGTATTGTTTGCCATCGCATTGATCGACGCCAGCATCATCGGTGCAATGGCGGTGTCGCTGTCGACCGCCTACGCACTGGGCGATGTACTGAACCTGAAACACTCGCTGCATCGTAAACCAAGCGATGCCAAGGGCTTTTACCTGATGTACTGCGGCTTGATCGCCCTCGCTGCGGCGCTGGTGTTGATTCCGGGTGTGCCGCTCGGTCTGCTGACCAACGCAGTACAGACGCTGGCGGGTGTACTGCTGCCAAGCGCCACCGTGTTCCTGTTGCTGCTGTGCAACGACAAGGAAGTGCTGGGCCCATGGACGAACAAGCGCTTCACCAACCTCATTACTGCGGTCATTGTCGCGGTACTCGTACTGCTGTCGATCGTCTTGACAGCTGCGGTGGCCTTCCCGGATATGTCCGGTGAAACCATCACCAACATCCTCATCGGTGGCGGCTTGGTGGGACTCGTCATCGCCATTGCGGTAAATGTGCTGCACGCTCGCAAAGAAGTCGACAACGGGGCGCTGCCTGAGAACACCGTTACCTTCACCCAACAAATGATGCACGCCTGGCGGATGCCTCCACTGGCACAACTGAAGCCGATGGTACTGTCGCAACGTAACCGTATCTGGATGGGCGTGCTGCGCGGCTATCTGGTGGTGGCAATGGTCATGGTGATTTACAAGGTCATTCAGCTGGCACTCGCTTAA